A single genomic interval of Fusarium verticillioides 7600 chromosome 8, whole genome shotgun sequence harbors:
- a CDS encoding hypothetical protein (At least one base has a quality score < 10), protein MSKEVPQGGDTFKGQYLPEGTKIGYCAWGIFRRTDIWGEDSDEFRPERWLHSSVDSLRLMEGTLELVFGYGRWQCLGKNIALMELNKVFVELIRRFDLAVVDPIKPWLSINVGVFLQSEYWIKGYERASLA, encoded by the exons ATGAGCAAGGAAGTCCCTCAAGGTGGCGATACCTTCAAAGGACAGTATCTGCCTGAAGGTACTAAGATCGGCTATTGCGCCTGGGGTATCTTCCGCCGAACCGACATCTGGGGCGAAGACTCGGATGAGTTTCGTCCAGAAAGATGGCTGCATTCCTCTGTTGATAGCCTTCGTCTTATGGAAGGGActcttgagcttgtgttTGGATACGGACGGTGGCAATGTCTTGGGAAGAATATTGCGCTGATGGAGTTGAACAAAGTTTTTGTTGAG CTGATTCGACGTTTTGATCTTGCTGTAGTTGATCCGATCAAACCATGGCTGTCCATCAATGTTGGCGTCTTCCTGCAATCAGAATACTGGATTAAGGGATATGAACGGGCGAGTCTTGCATAA